A window of the Cryptosporidium parvum Iowa II chromosome 7, whole genome shotgun sequence genome harbors these coding sequences:
- a CDS encoding 60S ribosomal protein L6 (transcripts identified by EST) — protein MTEKIQLYKPRDRVKVTLRRKYSSRRKASVVAPKLRSSLQPGVVCILLAGPYKGKRVVMLKALPSGLVVVTGPYALNGVPVRRVNPAYIIATSTKVDVSKADVSKFTDEYFKVDRSKLKKSKDTFMDQGEETKVNRVVSEERKKTQQALDASIIPSIQSNPLMMSYLKTRFTLTSGMFPHKLKF, from the coding sequence ATGACAGAAAAAATTCAGCTCTATAAGCCACGTGATCGTGTCAAGGTTACCCttagaagaaaatactCTTCTCGTCGCAAGGCATCAGTAGTTGCCCCAAAATTGAGAAGCTCCTTACAACCAGGTGTTGTTTGCATCCTATTAGCTGGTCCATACAAGGGTAAGAGAGTCGTTATGTTGAAGGCTCTTCCATCAGGTTTGGTAGTTGTGACAGGTCCATACGCTTTGAATGGTGTTCCAGTTAGAAGAGTCAACCCTGCCTATATCATCGCAACCAGTACTAAGGTTGATGTCTCCAAGGCAGACGTCTCCAAGTTCACCGATGAGTATTTTAAGGTTGATAGATCCAAGCTCAAGAAGAGCAAGGATACCTTTATGGATCAAGGTGAGGAAACCAAAGTAAACAGAGTCGTCAGTGAGGAGAGAAAGAAGACCCAACAGGCTTTGGACGCCTCTATTATCCCATCCATCCAGTCAAACCCATTGATGATGAGCTATTTAAAGACAAGATTCACATTGACCAGTGGTATGTTCCCCCATAAGCTCAAGTTCTAA
- a CDS encoding CDC14 phosphatase (transcripts identified by EST) encodes MNSRKKINNIIQGSLTLIENKFYWSLCTSNVPSTSVDKKGTNYYFCIDDELVYEPFFQDFGPLNLRCIYKYCKKVDNLLRTVESTGGYIVQCTSVYDMKKRTNSAFLACCYMMIRQGKTPGSSLALFNSVPLLSFRDATYGPCSYSLTVGDCLLGLYYAMLLKWFDYETFDINEYSTYEKVENGDISWVIPNKFIAFSGPSGTSVDEDGYFSLTPEFYIPIFKKLKVSTVIRLNKKQYESERFTNNGIKHEELFFIDGSCPPQNILNRFLELTENEKGVFAVHCKAGLGRTGTLLGCYAIKNYRFTASAWIGWNRIARPGSVLGPQQQFLHEIEPNLFARGSILPPEMRLDTKIPLIARKVQDAVQKQAKIRQIQCISSQFMENKNSDLSKYPITMQQNKISKDTTNNHDDISIEQEVIQMMSNLSAVDNIAILGDAGQGERLVHAKKNIISK; translated from the coding sequence ATGAATTCTcgaaagaaaattaataatatcatccAAGGCTCTCTTACCCTGATAGAAAATAAGTTCTACTGGAGTTTGTGTACTAGTAATGTACCAAGTACAAGTGTTGATAAAAAAGGTactaattattatttctgtATTGATGATGAACTTGTATACGAGCCTTTCTTCCAAGACTTTGGACCATTAAATCTGAGATGCATTTATAAGTATTGCAAAAAAGTTGATAACCTTCTCAGGACTGTTGAAAGTACCGGAGGATATATTGTTCAATGTACTAGCGTGTATGatatgaaaaaaagaacCAACTCTGCCTTCTTAGCATGTTGTTATATGATGATCAGACAAGGAAAGACTCCTGGAAGTTCTCTTGCACTATTCAACTCTGTGCCCTTGCTTTCATTCAGAGATGCAACATATGGACCATGTTCATACTCTCTGACTGTAGGAGATTGTTTACTAGGATTATATTATGCAATGTTATTGAAATGGTTTGATTATGAAACATTTGAcattaatgaatatagTACATATGAAAAGGTTGAAAATGGAGATATCTCATGGGTTATTCCCAATAAGTTCATAGCTTTTAGCGGTCCAAGTGGAACAAGTGTTGACGAGGATGGCTATTTTTCCCTTACACCCGAATTTTATATTCCAATCTTTAAAAAGCTCAAAGTCTCAACGGTTATTCGTCTTAATAAGAAACAATATGAGAGTGAAAGATTTACAAATAATGGAATCAAACATGAAGAACTCTTCTTTATAGATGGTTCCTGTCCTCCACAAAATATACTTAACAGATTCTTGGAACTTACTGAAAACGAAAAAGGAGTTTTTGCAGTACACTGCAAAGCAGGACTTGGACGAACAGGAACACTTCTTGGCTGCTATGCCATCAAAAACTATAGATTTACAGCATCTGCATGGATTGGATGGAACCGAATTGCAAGACCTGGAAGTGTATTAGGACCTCAACAACAGTTCCTACATGAAATTGAACCTAATCTCTTTGCGAGAGGCTCAATCCTCCCTCCAGAAATGAGACTTGATACAAAAATCCCACTTATAGCTAGGAAAGTCCAAGATGCAGTTCAAAAGCAAGCTAAAATCAGACAAATACAGTGTATCAGTTCACAATTCATggaaaacaaaaattcGGATCTTAGTAAATATCCTATTACTATGCAACAGAATAAAATATCGAAGGATACTACCAATAATCATGACGATATTTCTATAGAACAAGAAGTCATACAGATGATGTCGAACCTCAGTGCTGTCGACAATATTGCTATCTTAGGTGATGCTGGCCAAGGTGAAAGATTGGTCCATGcgaaaaaaaatatcatctcaaaataa
- a CDS encoding T8M16_190 RRM protein of possible plant origin (transcripts identified by EST), protein MTNKIGAKKERDMESKEMLSNCQQLPCSALEFLTGEYELEEEGIVEFRNVVSLLSKEQLVDILSKSAYLYNIIGNACKLIVERSPVSRRVMVRNISFQTSDKVFLNLFEKFGEIEDSTIIREKNGRSRGYGFVTYKSSESIKKLFNENLILNGRQLLVKLAADPFSEFTCGPIDCNKQVMESNQRLTSTIFKKKLFIRNLSESTTNESLRQAFSEFEDIEECFVMRDHNTGKSRKYGFITFNNLGDMMKVLQHPERIVDGKVTFVSLAFKQKDTSNANKKSDTPATELQGSYPLSFPVQSGYFYDYYNALPQMQLDLQNTNLTSENVRNQHQMEVYPYVNQCYYSSNPCFTPYFIPYTPYGVYSNLYALQNNQEHNSKEEKEK, encoded by the coding sequence atgacGAACAAAATAGGAgctaaaaaagaaagagacATGGAATCTAAAGAGATGTTAAGTAATTGCCAGCAATTACCTTGTTCTGCTCTTGAATTTTTGACAGGGGAATATGAGCTCGAGGAGGAGGGTATAGTTGAATTTAGAAACGTCGTTTCTCTGTTATCAAAAGAGCAGCTTGTTGATATTTTAAGCAAATCTGCTTAtctttataatattattggtaaTGCTTGTAAGTTAATTGTTGAAAGAAGCCCTGTTAGCAGAAGAGTAATGGTTAGAAACATTTCCTTCCAGACTTCAGATAAggtatttttgaatttattcGAAAAGTTTGGTGAGATTGAGGACTCCACTATAATTCGAGAGAAGAATGGGAGATCAAGAGGTTATGGATTTGTTACGTACAAGAGTAGTGAATCaattaagaaattatttaacgaaaatttaattcttaaTGGGAGACAATTATTGGTCAAATTAGCTGCTGATCCTTTTTCTGAGTTTACATGCGGCCCTATTGATTGTAATAAACAGGTGATGGAATCCAATCAACGCCTCACATCCactatatttaaaaaaaagctttttattagaaatttatCTGAATCAACAACCAATGAGAGCCTGAGACAAGCATTTTCTGAGTTTGAAGATATTGAGGAGTGTTTTGTTATGCGTGATCATAATACTGGGAAATCTAGAAAGTATGGTTTCATTACTTTTAATAACCTAGGAGACATGATGAAAGTTCTTCAACATCCAGAAAGAATTGTGGATGGGAAGGTAACATTTGTCTCTCTTGCTTTCAAGCAAAAAGATACATCAAATGCTAATAAGAAGTCAGATACACCTGCAACAGAGCTTCAAGGTTCTTATCCTCTGTCATTCCCTGTACAATCAGGATACTtttatgattattataatgCATTACCTCAAATGCAGCTTGACTTACAGAATACGAATTTAACTTCCGAAAATGTAAGAAACCAACACCAGATGGAGGTTTATCCTTACGTTAATCAATGCTATTACTCCTCAAACCCATGTTTTACACCTTATTTCATCCCTTATACTCCATATGGTGTTTATTCCAATCTCTATGCTTTACAGAATAATCAAGAACATAATTCAAAAGAGGAGAAGGAGAAGTAA
- a CDS encoding signal peptide-containing protein with transmembrane domain (transcripts identified by EST) yields the protein MRNKQLISWLALFILVAVVSFEVKYVGSSIVTEVKSGAGHILEQRGLGTEIGESPLTKSSSKTLQKAEKKSEIKKSNKNKPSSDLPSSISRYPDLLSRKDRNEKISRINIEDEIASAQYYSKMSKIYSKNPKSIKSTKYPLYTSNYLPEEKRIEGFYTSGSMLIMEDRIDDECAGHLLEAEGISKSKMISFKCPSGSAISYLRFEYKELKFNAKKKKDSNDLKHIEIAITGLGFGCDDNQSFIYFGSLAKSNIRLSIPQEKKMWIHKANAFIERSITGQEYLAGFSASGFDGTFGVNVPNNDFHIAYDLRENPPFIPRSQFSKYKEWSGSFMTGGCIGLKTDKKMNLINRIALIPVTIQPIKTIPINSSPESYTFENFSVKTDKVLAVPKLWPECQMLFGTSSGKYQSNFFLFKLPNSINQLNFNFIEVSYTSKHIPISIEFRETVSNGSVLLGRRVTDPSVIRVSRTGSISQITIGITEENMSRLQLGFVSYLEIVIDGISTIFIQERVPSFKRTFSGNDLKYICAEVSNTGALLGFGAYFTKKLYVLPFIQGGVQTHFSDLQGIFSSEIFDSSNPNLEIEKVQYLLPKHKKRSLIPVVDFISDRTIDVYQGKSITKNTCNFGASSKLNDELDYYLVTCKPGYFLKGLHVFSNTSEDIIQAFQIACGNGEVRIGEKTPNKEGVTIMEDVQEAQSLGFEIGYRGENLSDEFILVSLKIYNSEGNELFYHRTVDKKLKQIITSDSKISWRYEKDGSFNGMCLGIETINGRSVIKGIALAKPEIPGEVKISQSIVRPNIFYPGEYRAFGLAYIAFGDVAIATRIGSSAPEECKNEWVINRKNKKLEKPKDVGTFAFTCPKGHVITHIHAKSNKKTELMGIVGLLCSDGYSGAIIGTYQDLITISNISLVESLLDISPPYYIHSVLAGIPNIFSDRFLAKLETYSHTFSGEANLIYRYLSSKNGISHKKGTKSSEIKDGPFDTFCTLIQSRLIRNSIKLKKEGILNIGLKPAPKMETLKGGNPIKSVGNIFVNQISYPQCQVTRAPLTTEIRETFTVSCPDSSSFTKIIPLKISPENNSKIVAFIIECDNGGRTLIGYSSIKVDLETLVDIPQDYKGYSKDLPAQYLTEIDVSFDFKKTGIQGFDLFINDGRSSIYPVGVNKEEIPTLYTRRYIGYSLSMICLEFGETSKEITGFGAYFKSQGLYWEDEFILPPTQFPFIKEEKESLGNKNSKVEQSKFVQISNSFIVHEPEAICESWAGIHNSKVNLSFGLSCGETTIKEITICYNEDNSEIIGLKAVCDDKDENSSFNIGICNDKNLKKAISMINVSELEFGFSKNSNTFGFFLVSNSEGIVLNKFKTKAINSEGLGSSIYWSSDSNHGKILSTLCFDLDETNGKIHAVGVPFETNEKVWSKIEPLTIDEEIIHTNRHYASEPKESKTVRGIPKVNSHANLENITTLSLNELYGGYVTHDKNEFSTYCRKLVGIHKDNSKNTAVLCPVNHRVATIMLYLSSPPPDGRIVGMYVACHNQFRSERVSVDDSWTGMFDIGTKTEYILKQGSAATIFKRLSFGMNSRNNLIHVYASDEIGRKYLMYSQSGETISKFTEYNQSEGYNYLRGLCFEMDDKDIHRIGFIIE from the coding sequence ATGAGAAACAAACAGTTAATTTCATGGTTAGCTCTTTTCATTCTGGTAGCTGTGGTATCATTTGAAGTAAAATATGTAGGATCTAGTATTGTTACTGAAGTGAAATCAGGTGCAGGACATATATTAGAACAAAGGGGTTTAGGAACAGAAATAGGAGAATCACCTTTAACTAAATCCAGTTCAAAGACGTTACAGAAAgctgaaaaaaaaagtgaaaTTAAGAAATCAAACAAAAACAAGCCTTCAAGTGATTTACCTAGTTCTATTTCAAGGTATCCAGATTTATTGTCTAGAAAAGATcgaaatgaaaaaattagtCGAATAAATATTGAGGATGAAATTGCAAGTGCTCAATACTATTCAAAAATGAGTAAAATATACTCAAAAAATCCAAAATCTATAAAAAGTACAAAATATCCTCTGTATACTTCAAACTATTTGCCTGAAGAAAAACGTATTGAGGGCTTTTATACTTCTGGATCAATGTTAATAATGGAAGATAGGATTGATGATGAATGTGCTGGTCATTTACTTGAGGCTGAAGGAATCTCCAAATCCAAAATGATCAGTTTCAAATGTCCATCTGGATCAGCAATTTCCTATTTGAGATTCGAATATAAAGAGCTAAAATTcaatgcaaaaaaaaagaaagattcAAACGATCTCAAACATATTGAAATAGCAATTACTGGTTTGGGATTTGGATGTGATGATAATCaaagttttatttattttggaaGTCTTGCTAAATCTAATATTAGATTATCAATACCacaagaaaagaaaatgtgGATTCACAAGGCTAATGCATTTATAGAAAGATCTATAACTGGACAAGAGTATCTTGCAGGATTTTCAGCCTCAGGATTTGATGGAACATTTGGAGTTAATGttccaaataatgattttcaTATTGCTTATGATTTAAGAGAAAATCCACCTTTTATACCAAGATCTCAATTctcaaaatataaagaatgGAGTGGAAGCTTTATGACAGGAGGTTGTATTGGGTTAAAAACGgacaaaaaaatgaatcttattaatagaataGCATTAATTCCAGTTACTATTCAGCCTATTAAAACCATTCCAATTAATTCTTCTCCGGAATCATATACATTTGAGAATTTTAGTGTTAAAACTGATAAAGTACTTGCAGTTCCTAAGCTTTGGCCAGAATGTCAAATGCTTTTTGGAACATCTTCGGGTAAATATCAAAGCaatttctttctctttaaaCTACCAAATTCAATCAACCAGTTAAATTTCAACTTTATTGAAGTTTCATATACCTCAAAACATATCCCAATTTCAATCGAATTTAGGGAAACTGTTTCAAATGGCTCAGTCCTACTTGGAAGAAGAGTTACTGATCCTTCAGTTATTAGAGTCTCTAGAACTGGATCTATATCCCAAATTACAATTGGAATTACTGAGGAAAATATGAGTAGACTCCAATTAGGGTTTGTCTCATATTTGGAAATTGTTATTGATGGAATTAGTACTATATTTATCCAAGAAAGAGTTCCAAGCTTTAAAAGAACTTTCTCTGGAAATGATCTCAAGTATATCTGTGCTGAAGTTTCTAATACTGGAGCTCTTTTAGGATTTGGGGCTTACTTTACAAAGAAACTTTACGTATTACCTTTCATTCAAGGAGGAGTACAAACTCATTTTTCAGATCTACAAGGAATCTTTTCTTCAGAAATCTTTGATTCTTCCAATCCTaatcttgaaattgaaaaagttCAGTATTTACTTCCAAAACATAAAAAAAGATCATTAATTCCAGTTGTTGACTTCATTTCTGATAGAACTATAGATGTTTATCAAGGGAAAAGtattacaaaaaatacCTGTAACTTTGGTGCTTCATCCAAATTAAATGACGAACTTGATTATTACTTGGTTACTTGTAAACCTGGATATTTTTTAAAGGGTTTGCATGTATTTTCTAATACTTCAGAAGATATTATTCAAGCTTTTCAAATAGCTTGTGGAAATGGAGAAGTTAGAATTGGTGAAAAAACTCCTAATAAGGAAGGAGTTACAATCATGGAAGACGTACAAGAAGCTCAAAGTCTTGGGTTTGAAATTGGATATAGAGGAGAAAATCTTTCTGATGAGTTTATTTTAGTATCCTTGAAAATCTATAATTCTGAAGgtaatgaattattttatcaTAGAACTGTTGACAAGAAACTTAAACAAATTATCACTTctgattcaaaaattagCTGGAGATATGAAAAAGATGGATCATTCAATGGAATGTGTTTGGGAATTGAAACAATAAATGGAAGGTCTGTAATTAAAGGAATCGCCTTAGCAAAACCAGAAATTCCTGGAGAAGTTAAAATTAGTCAATCTATTGTAAGACCTAATATTTTCTACCCTGGAGAATATAGAGCTTTTGGATTAGCCTATATTGCTTTTGGTGATGTTGCTATTGCAACCAGAATAGGATCCTCAGCTCCAGAAGAATGTAAGAATGAATGGGTAATTAACCGTaagaataagaaattagaaaaacCTAAAGATGTTGGTACTTTTGCATTCACTTGTCCTAAAGGACATGTTATTACCCATATACATGCAAAGTCTAATAAAAAGACTGAACTAATGGGAATTGTTGGACTACTTTGTTCTGATGGATATTCTGGAGCTATTATTGGGACTTACCAAGATCTTATTACAATAAGTAATATCAGCTTGGTTGAGAGTCTCCTTGATATTAGTCCACcatattatattcattcaGTTCTTGCTGGAATCCCAAACATTTTTTCTGATAGATTTCTTGCAAAGCTTGAAACATATTCTCATACTTTCTCTGGAGAAGCAAACTTAATATACAGATATTTATCCAGTAAAAATGGGATTAGTCACAAAAAAGGAACTAAATCCAGTGAAATCAAAGATGGTCCATTTGACACATTCTGTACTTTGATACAAAGTAGACTGATTAGAAATTCAATCAAGTTAAAAAAGGAAggtatattaaatattggtCTTAAACCTGCTCCAAAAATGGAGACACTCAAAGGTGGAAATCCTATTAAATCTGTTGGAAATATCTTTGTTAATCAAATTAGCTATCCTCAATGTCAAGTTACAAGAGCTCCATTAACAACAGAAATAAGAGAAACTTTCACTGTCTCATGCCCTGATTCTAGTTCATTTACCAAAATTATCCCCTTGAAAATTTCACCAGAgaataattccaaaattgttgcttttattattgaatgtGACAATGGAGGAAGAACTTTGATTGGttattcttcaataaaaGTTGATCTGGAAACTTTAGTGGATATTCCACAAGATTACAAAGGATATTCAAAAGATTTACCTGCTCAATATCTAACAGAGATTGATGTTTCATTTGATTTCAAGAAAACAGGAATACAAggatttgatttatttattaatgatgGAAGATCTAGTATCTATCCTGTTGGTGTTAATAAGGAGGAAATTCCTACTTTATATACCAGAAGATATATTGGATATTCTTTGTCAATGATTTGTTTGGAGTTTGGAGAGACATCTAAAGAAATTACTGGTTTTGGAGCATACTTTAAATCCCAAGGCTTATACTGGGAAGATGAATTCATTTTACCCCCAACTCAATTTCCTTTTATTAAAGAGGAGAAGGAATCCCTTGGGAACAAGAATTCAAAGGTAGAACAATCCAAATTCGTTCAAATTTCAAACTCATTTATAGTTCACGAACCAGAAGCTATTTGTGAAAGTTGGGCAGGAATTCATAATAGCAAAGTTAATCTAAGCTTTGGTCTATCTTGTGGTGAGACTACTATAAAAGAGATTACCATTTGCtataatgaagataattcCGAAATTATTGGTCTTAAAGCAGTTTGTGATGACAAAGAtgaaaattcttcatttaatatCGGAATTTGTAATGataagaatttgaaaaaggCCATTAGTATGATTAATGTTTCAGAACTTGAATTTGGTTTCAGCAAAAACTCAAATACTTTTGGTTTCTTTTTGGTTTCCAACTCAGAAGGAATCGTTTTAAACAAGTTCAAGACAAAAGCTATAAACTCTGAAGGTCTTGGATCAAGCATTTATTGGTCTTCAGATTCAAATCACGGGAAAATTCTAAGTACTCTTTGCTTTGATTTAGATGAGACAAACGGAAAAATTCATGCAGTTGGAGTACCATTTGAAACCAACGAGAAAGTTTGGAGTAAAATTGAGCCTCTAACTAtagatgaagaaattattcatACTAATAGACATTATGCATCAGAACCTAAAGAAAGCAAAACCGTTAGGGGAATTCCAAAGGTAAATTCTCATGCAAATTTGGAGAATATTACAACTCTATCCCTTAATGAATTATATGGAGGCTATGTAACCCATGATAAGAATGAATTCTCTACTTATTGCAGAAAACTGGTTGGAATACATAAAGATAACTCAAAGAATACAGCAGTTCTTTGTCCGGTTAACCACAGAGTTGCAACAATTATGTTATATTTATCCTCTCCTCCACCTGATGGAAGAATCGTTGGAATGTACGTAGCTTGTCATAATCAGTTCAGGTCAGAAAGGGTTTCTGTGGATGATTCCTGGACTGGAATGTTTGATATCGGAACTAAGACTGAGTATATTCTAAAACAAGGAAGCGCAGCTACAATATTCAAACGTCTTTCATTCGGAATGAACTCGAGAAACAATCTGATTCACGTATATGCTAGCGATGAAATAGGAAGAAAGTATTTAATGTACTCACAGTCCGGTGAGACAATTTCAAAGTTCACCGAATACAACCAGTCCGAAGGGTACAACTATTTGAGAGGTCTATGCTTCGAAATGGATGATAAAGACATACACAGGATTGGGTTTATAATTGAATAG